Proteins from a single region of Nocardiopsis dassonvillei subsp. dassonvillei DSM 43111:
- a CDS encoding NAD-glutamate dehydrogenase, translating to MSGQSDVQLQKLLSEAAAKWSPGARISPEEADAVRRFLPVYYRHTDPEEISGRSPEQICGAAEAHRSFGARRAAGRAKVRVYTPDAERDGWDQQTGVVEIVTDNAPFLVSSVTMALSDLGAGVRLIIHPQMTVGRDLEGRLVRVEPEAGGEGLLPIDESWMHIEIDPQPDPERLREITARVESVLADVRYVDEDAGKMSDRAIRIADELAAYPDRLVAGGVDPREIGESVDFLRWIAGRHFTFMGYREYTLVTDENGDDSLRPEPGSGLGILRMDSPASTGFAALPPEIRGKAREPYILVLTKANSRATVHRPKYLDYIGVKKFDAQGNIVGERRFLGLFTSQASTTSIAQIPIMRRKQAEVLALAGFEADSYDGKDLIELLETFPREELLQIPVGELYNIVRGVLRLRDRRGTKLFMRRDPYGGRYMSCFVYMPRDQYSTRVRLDIQDVLAEAFHGATMDHNVLIGAAPLARLYLVARAQHGRTLADIDQVALEEKVREAARSWDLDFDDALAAAFGPVRATEFKERYSGGLTEAYKVDNSPATAAGDIRELEKLLARTDPGRRHGEFSAVLYQREDADPGCWRFRLYRIGEPISLSRVLPVLENLGVEVVDEWPYDVTVRDVGRVWIYDFGLGPIPESDLAPERLKCLFEEAFDASWRDLGESDRFNALVVRAGLDWRQLTVLRAYAKYLRQTGSTFTPEYLADVLVANVGIANLLVELFETRFDPDQPGEGRDERADVLVGKVEGELEAVASLDHDRILRSFLAAIRATLRTNHYQGHPYLVLKLDPQEIPDLPHPRPRFEMYVYSPRVEGVHLRFGAVARGGLRWSDRFEDFRTEILGLVKAQMVKNSVIVPSGAKGGFVCKRLPQNGTRDEVMAEVVACYKQFISGLLDVTDNLVDGEIVHPERTVLHDGDDSYLVVAADKGTATFSDTANAISTERGFWLGDAFASGGSVGYDHKAMGITARGAWESVRFHFREMGVNVQEEPFTVVGIGDMSGDVFGNGMLLSQQIRLIAAFDHRHVFLDPDPDPYTSWVERKRVFDLPRSTWEDYDAKLISEGGGVHPRTAKSVPITPQVREALGIEEGVHSLTPDELIRCVLTSPVDLLWNGGIGTYVKASTETHADAGDKANDQLRVDAAELRVKVVGEGGNLGLTQDARIEFARAGGRINTDFIDNSAGVDTSDHEVNIKIMLDREVRSGKLDKADRDQLFIDMTDEVAELVLDNNDAQNTVLAAARKQDGQMLHVHGRYMRHLERTRVLKRKQEDLPSDKTIAERRAAGRGLTSPEFATLLSYTKISLKDQLELSDLAEDPYLTDTLTAYFPTPLRSERFAEGVRSHPLRREIIVNQVVNQMVNRSGLTFAFRLNEELGSSSADIARAYLVVQDVLGLRRFWSRLEELDHEISMDSQLVLLLEARKLAERSARWLLRNRTFPFDISSEIGYFADGVGEVLPQLVDLLRGRDREAFVERRDRYTSMGVPTELAERVAVMVPAYSTLDLVEIAQRTGRPVEKVAELYFELADRLNISWWRERVIDLPRDDRWVTTARSSLRDDLYAAHADLTARVLESGPAQEPSELIAAWIDQNGDRVQRAGITLSEIQENERFDLATLSVALRSFRGLVG from the coding sequence ATGTCCGGGCAATCCGACGTCCAGCTCCAGAAGCTGCTCAGTGAGGCGGCCGCCAAGTGGTCCCCCGGGGCGCGCATCAGCCCCGAGGAGGCCGACGCCGTCCGCCGCTTCCTCCCCGTGTACTACCGGCACACGGACCCCGAGGAGATCAGCGGCCGTTCCCCCGAGCAGATCTGTGGCGCGGCCGAGGCCCACCGCTCCTTCGGCGCCCGGCGCGCCGCCGGACGGGCCAAGGTCCGCGTCTACACCCCCGACGCCGAGCGCGACGGATGGGACCAGCAGACCGGCGTCGTGGAGATCGTCACCGACAACGCCCCCTTCCTCGTCTCCTCCGTCACCATGGCCCTCAGCGACCTCGGCGCCGGGGTCCGGCTGATCATCCACCCCCAGATGACCGTCGGCCGCGACCTGGAGGGCCGCCTGGTCCGGGTGGAGCCGGAGGCCGGCGGCGAGGGCCTGCTGCCGATCGACGAGTCCTGGATGCACATCGAGATCGACCCGCAGCCCGACCCCGAGCGCCTGCGCGAGATCACCGCCCGCGTCGAGTCCGTCCTGGCCGACGTGCGCTACGTGGACGAGGACGCCGGCAAGATGAGCGACCGGGCCATCCGGATCGCCGACGAGCTGGCGGCCTACCCCGACCGGCTCGTGGCCGGGGGAGTGGACCCGCGCGAGATCGGCGAGAGCGTCGACTTCCTGCGCTGGATCGCGGGCCGCCACTTCACCTTCATGGGCTACCGCGAGTACACCCTGGTCACCGACGAGAACGGCGACGACTCCCTGCGCCCCGAGCCCGGATCGGGCCTGGGCATCCTGCGCATGGACTCGCCCGCCTCCACCGGCTTCGCCGCCCTGCCGCCCGAGATCCGCGGCAAGGCCCGCGAGCCCTACATCCTGGTCCTGACCAAGGCCAACTCGCGCGCCACGGTCCACCGCCCCAAGTACCTGGACTACATCGGCGTCAAGAAGTTCGACGCCCAGGGCAACATCGTCGGCGAGCGCCGGTTCCTCGGCCTGTTCACCTCCCAGGCCAGCACCACCAGCATCGCCCAGATCCCCATCATGCGCCGCAAGCAGGCCGAGGTGCTGGCCCTGGCCGGGTTCGAGGCCGACAGCTACGACGGCAAGGACCTCATCGAACTGCTGGAGACCTTCCCCCGCGAGGAACTCCTCCAGATCCCCGTGGGCGAGCTGTACAACATCGTCCGCGGCGTCCTGCGCCTGCGCGACCGGCGCGGCACCAAGCTGTTCATGCGCCGCGACCCCTACGGCGGCCGGTACATGTCCTGCTTCGTGTACATGCCGCGCGACCAGTACAGCACCCGGGTGCGCCTGGACATCCAGGACGTCCTCGCCGAGGCCTTCCACGGCGCCACGATGGACCACAACGTGCTCATCGGAGCCGCCCCGCTGGCCCGCCTGTACCTGGTGGCCCGCGCCCAGCACGGGCGCACCCTCGCCGACATCGACCAGGTCGCCCTGGAGGAGAAGGTCCGCGAGGCGGCCCGCTCCTGGGACCTGGACTTCGACGACGCCCTCGCCGCGGCCTTCGGCCCCGTGCGCGCCACCGAGTTCAAGGAGCGCTACTCGGGCGGCCTCACCGAGGCCTACAAGGTCGACAACAGCCCCGCCACGGCGGCGGGAGACATCCGCGAGCTGGAGAAGCTCCTCGCCCGCACCGACCCCGGGCGGCGCCACGGCGAGTTCTCCGCGGTCCTGTACCAGCGCGAGGACGCCGACCCCGGCTGCTGGCGGTTCCGCCTCTACCGGATCGGCGAGCCCATCTCGCTCTCGCGCGTCCTGCCCGTCCTGGAGAACCTGGGCGTGGAGGTCGTCGACGAGTGGCCCTACGACGTCACCGTCCGGGACGTGGGCCGGGTGTGGATCTACGACTTCGGCCTCGGCCCGATCCCCGAGTCCGACCTGGCTCCCGAGCGCCTCAAGTGCCTGTTCGAGGAGGCCTTCGACGCCTCCTGGCGCGACCTGGGCGAGAGCGACCGCTTCAACGCCCTGGTGGTGCGGGCCGGCCTCGACTGGCGCCAGCTCACCGTGCTGCGCGCCTACGCCAAGTACCTGCGCCAGACCGGTTCCACCTTCACCCCCGAGTACCTGGCCGACGTGCTGGTGGCCAACGTCGGGATCGCCAACCTGCTGGTCGAGCTGTTCGAGACCCGCTTCGACCCCGACCAGCCCGGCGAGGGCCGCGACGAGCGCGCCGACGTCCTCGTCGGCAAGGTCGAGGGCGAACTGGAGGCCGTGGCCAGCCTGGACCACGACCGCATCCTGCGCTCGTTCCTGGCGGCCATCCGCGCCACCCTGCGCACCAACCACTACCAGGGTCACCCCTACCTGGTGCTCAAGCTCGACCCGCAGGAGATCCCGGACCTGCCCCACCCGCGGCCCCGGTTCGAGATGTACGTCTACTCCCCGCGCGTGGAGGGCGTGCACCTGCGCTTCGGCGCGGTCGCGCGCGGCGGGCTGCGCTGGTCGGACCGCTTCGAGGACTTCCGCACCGAGATCCTGGGCCTGGTCAAGGCCCAGATGGTCAAGAACTCCGTCATCGTCCCCAGCGGCGCCAAGGGCGGCTTCGTGTGCAAGCGGCTGCCCCAGAACGGCACCCGCGACGAGGTGATGGCCGAGGTCGTGGCCTGCTACAAGCAGTTCATCAGCGGCCTGCTCGACGTCACCGACAACCTCGTGGACGGCGAGATCGTGCACCCCGAGCGCACCGTCCTGCACGACGGCGACGACTCCTACCTCGTGGTCGCCGCCGACAAGGGCACCGCCACCTTCTCCGACACCGCCAACGCCATCTCCACCGAGCGCGGCTTCTGGCTCGGCGACGCCTTCGCCTCCGGCGGCTCGGTCGGCTACGACCACAAGGCCATGGGCATCACCGCGCGCGGCGCCTGGGAGTCGGTCCGGTTCCACTTCCGCGAGATGGGCGTGAACGTGCAGGAGGAGCCGTTCACCGTCGTCGGCATCGGCGACATGTCCGGCGACGTGTTCGGCAACGGCATGCTGCTCTCCCAGCAGATCCGGCTGATCGCGGCCTTCGACCACCGCCACGTCTTCCTGGACCCCGACCCCGACCCGTACACCTCCTGGGTGGAGCGCAAGCGCGTCTTCGACCTGCCCCGCAGCACGTGGGAGGACTACGACGCCAAGCTCATCTCCGAGGGCGGCGGCGTGCACCCGCGCACGGCCAAGTCCGTGCCGATCACGCCGCAGGTGCGCGAGGCCCTGGGCATCGAGGAGGGGGTGCACAGCCTCACACCGGACGAGCTGATCCGGTGCGTGCTCACCTCGCCCGTCGACCTGCTGTGGAACGGCGGCATCGGCACCTACGTCAAGGCCAGCACCGAGACGCACGCCGACGCGGGCGACAAGGCCAACGACCAGCTGCGCGTGGACGCCGCCGAGCTGCGCGTCAAGGTGGTCGGCGAGGGCGGCAACCTGGGCCTGACCCAGGACGCGCGGATCGAGTTCGCCCGCGCGGGCGGTCGGATCAACACCGACTTCATCGACAACTCCGCCGGTGTGGACACCTCCGACCACGAGGTCAACATCAAGATCATGCTCGACCGCGAGGTGCGGTCGGGCAAGCTGGACAAGGCCGACCGCGACCAGCTGTTCATCGACATGACCGACGAGGTCGCCGAGCTGGTCCTGGACAACAACGACGCGCAGAACACCGTGCTGGCCGCCGCTCGCAAGCAGGACGGCCAGATGCTGCACGTCCACGGCCGCTACATGCGCCACCTGGAGCGCACCAGGGTGCTCAAGCGCAAGCAGGAGGACCTGCCCTCCGACAAGACGATCGCGGAGCGGCGCGCGGCGGGCAGGGGCCTGACCAGCCCGGAGTTCGCCACGCTGCTGTCGTACACCAAGATCAGCCTCAAGGACCAGCTCGAGCTGTCCGACCTGGCCGAGGACCCCTACCTGACCGACACCCTGACGGCGTACTTCCCGACGCCCCTGCGGTCGGAGCGCTTCGCCGAGGGCGTGCGCTCCCACCCGCTGCGCCGGGAGATCATCGTCAACCAGGTCGTCAACCAGATGGTCAACCGCTCCGGTCTGACCTTCGCGTTCCGGCTCAACGAGGAACTGGGCTCCAGCTCCGCCGACATCGCCCGCGCCTACCTGGTGGTGCAGGACGTGCTGGGGCTGCGCCGGTTCTGGAGCAGGCTGGAGGAGCTGGACCACGAGATCTCGATGGACAGCCAGCTCGTCCTGCTGCTGGAGGCGCGCAAGCTCGCCGAGCGCTCCGCCCGGTGGCTGCTGCGCAACCGCACCTTCCCCTTCGACATCAGCAGCGAGATCGGCTACTTCGCCGACGGCGTGGGCGAGGTGCTGCCGCAGCTGGTCGATCTGCTGCGGGGACGCGACCGCGAGGCCTTCGTCGAGCGCCGCGACCGCTACACGTCGATGGGCGTGCCGACCGAGCTGGCCGAGCGGGTGGCCGTGATGGTGCCCGCCTACTCCACGCTGGACCTGGTGGAGATCGCCCAGCGCACCGGTCGCCCGGTGGAGAAGGTCGCCGAGCTCTACTTCGAGCTGGCCGACCGGCTCAACATCAGCTGGTGGCGCGAGCGCGTCATCGACCTGCCGCGCGACGACCGGTGGGTGACGACGGCGCGCTCCTCGCTGCGCGACGACCTGTACGCGGCGCACGCCGACCTGACCGCGCGGGTGCTGGAGAGCGGTCCGGCGCAGGAGCCCTCCGAGTTGATCGCCGCGTGGATCGACCAGAACGGCGACCGGGTGCAGCGCGCCGGGATCACGCTGTCGGAGATCCAGGAGAACGAGCGCTTCGACCTGGCCACGCTGTCCGTGGCGCTGCGGTCCTTCCGCGGCCTGGTGGGCTAG
- a CDS encoding HAD family hydrolase — MLWNIDLTLLDVGRVTRAAYAEAFEKVTGEPLVYLTSSAGRTDSEMFFEFCARNYVDVEPDTGSLGEFLDALEESFGNRSDELLSKGRVMPGAAASLAAVASMPDTVQTVVSGSTRANATAKLVAFGLDTYLNLAIGGYGSVNYPKSSLIQSIRLHASGEGGRVYSEEETVFITDSAPDVRAAVIGGATPVAVLNGSTTEGQLREAGAVVVLPDLTDPRAVMTAVHQATAR; from the coding sequence GTGCTATGGAACATCGACCTCACCCTCCTCGACGTGGGACGGGTGACGAGGGCGGCCTACGCCGAGGCCTTCGAGAAGGTCACCGGTGAGCCCCTCGTCTACCTGACCTCGTCGGCGGGCCGGACCGACTCGGAGATGTTCTTCGAGTTCTGCGCCCGCAACTACGTCGACGTCGAACCCGACACCGGCTCCCTGGGCGAGTTCCTCGACGCCCTGGAGGAATCCTTCGGCAACCGCTCGGACGAGCTGCTCTCCAAGGGCCGCGTCATGCCCGGCGCCGCGGCCTCGCTGGCGGCGGTGGCCTCCATGCCCGACACCGTCCAGACCGTGGTCAGCGGCAGCACCCGCGCCAACGCCACGGCCAAACTGGTCGCCTTCGGGCTGGACACCTACCTCAACCTGGCCATCGGCGGCTACGGCTCGGTCAACTACCCCAAGTCCAGCCTCATCCAGTCCATCCGCCTGCACGCCTCGGGCGAGGGCGGCCGGGTCTACTCCGAGGAGGAGACGGTCTTCATCACCGACTCCGCCCCGGACGTGCGCGCCGCCGTGATCGGCGGCGCGACCCCGGTCGCGGTGCTCAACGGCTCGACCACCGAGGGCCAGCTGCGCGAGGCCGGAGCGGTCGTCGTCCTGCCCGACCTGACCGACCCCCGGGCCGTGATGACCGCGGTCCACCAGGCAACGGCTCGGTAA
- a CDS encoding DUF6912 family protein, with protein MYVFLPSTIPALARLLEEGRLEGVPLTAFAADPGPDEDVEEAEYEAMYAAAGESLALLAADSGAPRRRVVLAADMPDQVVERAGRAGRGVVRVRVTGAVPFKKLASAHVDDADAVADVAAAVQDPGSGAVEDHELMWFAVQELRYLVEETSTTRP; from the coding sequence ATGTACGTCTTCCTGCCCAGCACCATCCCCGCCCTGGCTCGCCTGCTGGAGGAGGGGCGCCTGGAGGGCGTGCCGCTGACCGCGTTCGCGGCCGACCCCGGCCCGGACGAGGACGTGGAGGAGGCGGAGTACGAGGCCATGTACGCCGCCGCCGGGGAGTCGCTGGCGCTGCTGGCGGCCGACTCCGGCGCTCCCCGGCGACGGGTGGTGCTGGCCGCGGACATGCCCGACCAGGTCGTCGAGCGCGCGGGCCGCGCGGGGCGGGGCGTGGTCCGGGTGAGGGTCACCGGGGCCGTTCCGTTCAAGAAGCTGGCGTCGGCGCACGTGGACGACGCCGACGCCGTCGCGGACGTGGCGGCGGCCGTCCAGGACCCCGGTTCGGGAGCGGTGGAGGACCACGAACTGATGTGGTTCGCGGTCCAGGAGCTGCGCTACCTCGTCGAGGAGACCTCGACCACGCGGCCGTAG
- a CDS encoding HAD family hydrolase, with amino-acid sequence MDGTRRGVICDWGGVLTPPLPVGIRAWLHADRIDVEHYHEVMRPYFDGSVEGENLVHALERGEIDTCVFERELAALLRCTHGGPVVAEGLINRMFCEFDPVHDMYEALREARTAGAVTALLSNSWGNCYPREHFDTTFDAVVISGEVGMRKPEHRIYLHTCERIGLRPEDCVFIDDLEHNVRTAEELGMTGILHTDVDTTRLELERFLAPDGDGAPPVPGERAA; translated from the coding sequence ATGGACGGCACCCGGCGAGGGGTCATCTGCGACTGGGGCGGTGTCCTCACACCGCCGCTGCCCGTGGGCATCCGGGCCTGGCTGCACGCCGACCGCATCGACGTCGAGCACTACCACGAGGTCATGCGGCCCTACTTCGACGGCAGCGTCGAGGGGGAGAACCTCGTGCACGCGCTGGAGCGGGGCGAGATCGACACCTGCGTGTTCGAGCGCGAGCTGGCGGCCCTGCTGCGCTGCACGCACGGCGGCCCGGTGGTGGCCGAGGGGCTGATCAACCGCATGTTCTGCGAGTTCGACCCCGTGCACGACATGTACGAGGCCCTGCGCGAGGCCAGGACCGCCGGGGCCGTGACCGCCCTGCTGTCCAACTCCTGGGGCAACTGCTATCCCCGTGAGCACTTCGACACCACCTTCGACGCGGTGGTGATCTCGGGCGAGGTGGGGATGCGCAAGCCCGAGCACCGCATCTACCTGCACACCTGTGAGCGGATCGGCCTGCGCCCCGAGGACTGCGTGTTCATCGACGACCTGGAGCACAACGTCCGCACGGCCGAGGAACTCGGGATGACCGGCATCCTGCACACCGACGTGGACACCACGCGGCTGGAGCTGGAGCGCTTCCTGGCGCCGGACGGCGACGGCGCGCCCCCGGTGCCCGGGGAGCGGGCGGCCTGA
- a CDS encoding glycoside hydrolase family 3 protein gives MKLSVPHALAPACVGLALIATACTTEEVGSSQEDRATQPSAEAEPFEPVLAPRLLSEMDLDDKIGQLLVLTAQGTSAAENAAQIEAYRPGGLIYFDANLTDAEQIATMSAGVQDLAADQGRGVPLFVGIDQEQGLVARLPVGTRFPDAMAVGATRDTELAELRASTTAEELTALGVNLNYAPDADVNTDPGNPVIGIRSFGSDPDLVAQMAVAESDAYSGAGVVSVVKHFPGHGDTDVDSHSGLPVIDMPREQWEAGHLPPFRAAIDADVDAIMTAHVLMPQLDGSEDPEPATISPELIDGILRDELGYDGVVTTDALNMEGVRQRHSDGEIAVRVLEAGVDQLLMPPDPAAAVSAIREAVEQGRLTEERIDESVLRVLALKEKRGILEAEPVDAQGAAAVLEDPEHAEAAQRVADASATLLRNEGDLLPLAEGSGVRVQGVGAEQIAAALTEAGIDVVESGADAVVVGTGGGSGASEQSGLVQAARAEGLPVVVVSQGTPYDLAAFPEAEAFVAVYSSMDVSRAAAARVVAGQVKPSGKLPVDIPAADVEIGTGLTT, from the coding sequence ATGAAACTGTCCGTTCCGCACGCCCTGGCCCCGGCCTGCGTGGGACTCGCACTGATCGCCACCGCATGCACCACAGAGGAGGTGGGTTCCTCGCAGGAGGACCGCGCAACCCAGCCGTCGGCCGAGGCCGAGCCCTTCGAGCCCGTGCTCGCACCCCGGCTGCTGTCCGAGATGGACCTGGACGACAAGATCGGCCAGCTCCTCGTCCTGACCGCGCAGGGCACCTCGGCCGCCGAGAACGCAGCCCAGATCGAGGCCTACCGGCCCGGCGGCCTCATCTACTTCGACGCCAACCTCACCGACGCCGAGCAGATCGCCACCATGTCGGCGGGCGTGCAGGACCTCGCCGCCGACCAGGGGCGGGGCGTTCCGCTGTTCGTCGGCATCGACCAGGAGCAGGGCCTGGTGGCCCGGCTGCCCGTGGGCACCCGCTTCCCCGACGCCATGGCCGTCGGCGCCACCCGCGACACCGAGCTGGCCGAGCTGCGCGCCTCCACCACCGCCGAGGAGCTCACCGCCCTGGGAGTCAACCTCAACTACGCGCCCGACGCCGACGTCAACACCGACCCCGGCAACCCGGTCATCGGCATCCGCTCCTTCGGATCCGACCCCGATCTGGTCGCGCAGATGGCCGTCGCCGAGTCGGACGCCTACTCCGGCGCCGGTGTGGTGTCGGTGGTCAAGCACTTCCCCGGGCACGGCGACACCGACGTGGACAGCCACAGCGGCCTGCCCGTCATCGACATGCCGCGCGAGCAGTGGGAGGCCGGGCACCTGCCGCCGTTCCGGGCGGCCATCGACGCCGACGTGGACGCCATCATGACCGCCCACGTGCTCATGCCGCAGCTGGACGGGAGCGAGGACCCCGAGCCCGCCACCATCTCCCCGGAGCTGATCGACGGCATCCTCCGCGACGAGCTGGGCTACGACGGCGTGGTGACCACCGACGCCCTCAACATGGAGGGTGTGCGCCAGCGCCACTCCGACGGCGAGATCGCCGTGCGCGTGCTGGAGGCGGGCGTGGACCAGCTGCTCATGCCGCCGGACCCCGCCGCCGCGGTGTCCGCGATCCGCGAGGCCGTCGAGCAGGGCCGCCTGACCGAGGAGCGCATCGACGAGTCCGTGCTGCGCGTCCTGGCGCTCAAGGAGAAGCGCGGGATCCTGGAGGCCGAACCGGTGGACGCGCAGGGCGCCGCGGCGGTCCTGGAGGACCCCGAGCACGCCGAGGCCGCCCAGCGCGTGGCGGACGCCTCCGCGACCCTGCTGCGCAACGAGGGCGACCTGCTGCCCCTGGCCGAGGGCAGCGGAGTCCGCGTCCAGGGGGTGGGCGCGGAGCAGATCGCGGCCGCGCTCACCGAGGCCGGGATCGACGTGGTGGAGAGCGGGGCCGACGCCGTGGTCGTGGGCACCGGGGGCGGCAGCGGGGCCTCGGAGCAGAGCGGCCTGGTCCAGGCCGCGCGCGCCGAGGGGCTGCCGGTGGTCGTGGTGTCCCAGGGCACGCCCTACGACCTGGCGGCCTTCCCGGAGGCGGAGGCGTTCGTGGCGGTGTACTCGTCCATGGACGTGTCGCGGGCGGCCGCCGCGCGGGTCGTCGCCGGACAGGTGAAGCCCTCCGGCAAGCTGCCGGTGGACATCCCCGCGGCCGACGTGGAGATCGGGACCGGGCTGACCACCTGA
- a CDS encoding PTS sugar transporter subunit IIA: MPDVIGTLRVLSPVPGTALSLETVPDPVFSQSMVGPGVAVHPEPGQEGGQEGVQDAVSPIAGTLVKLHPHAFVVMAPDHRRGVLVHLGIDTVQMAGEGFTLLAAEGDEVEAGTPVVRWSPGSVAAQGRPSVVPVVALDASPDALGEVASGSVDRGDALFTWG; encoded by the coding sequence ATGCCAGACGTGATCGGTACGCTGCGCGTACTCTCCCCCGTGCCCGGAACGGCGCTGTCCCTCGAAACGGTGCCCGACCCCGTCTTCTCCCAGTCGATGGTCGGCCCCGGGGTCGCCGTCCACCCCGAGCCCGGCCAGGAGGGCGGGCAGGAGGGCGTCCAGGACGCCGTGTCCCCCATCGCGGGGACCCTGGTCAAGCTGCATCCCCACGCGTTCGTGGTGATGGCGCCCGACCACCGCCGGGGCGTGCTCGTGCACCTGGGCATCGACACCGTCCAGATGGCGGGGGAGGGGTTCACCCTCCTGGCCGCCGAGGGCGACGAGGTCGAGGCGGGCACCCCGGTGGTCCGCTGGTCGCCGGGTTCGGTGGCCGCGCAGGGGAGGCCGTCGGTGGTCCCGGTGGTCGCCCTGGACGCCTCGCCCGACGCGCTGGGCGAGGTGGCCAGCGGCTCGGTCGACCGGGGGGACGCCCTCTTCACCTGGGGCTGA
- a CDS encoding SIS domain-containing protein encodes MTTTTSVMRSEIAEQPEALRRTFTELLPLRPEIEALGRRTRHVLFIARGSSDNAAVYGSYLLQAHTGRLATLGSPSIATTYGARIDLSDVLAVAISQSGKTEEIVETMRWAADCGARTVGVTNGAESPLAREADVALVTRAGSEVAVPATKTYSTQLAALAVLALGLGADLDPGDLTRVSEGIEETLAAPSDALEEIVERMVAVQGAVISGRGMAFSTALEAALKLKEACYLHAMGLSYADLLHGPIAVVDPRTPALLVAAPTGPTLQGTVSLAERVRSAGAPVFGFGGGDALAAASDVSVPVPDVPEWVSPMNLIVPAQLLTERLARRLGYNPDVPRGLNKVTQTS; translated from the coding sequence ATGACCACCACCACGAGCGTGATGCGTTCCGAGATCGCCGAACAGCCGGAGGCGCTGCGCCGCACCTTCACCGAACTCCTGCCGCTGCGCCCCGAGATCGAGGCCCTGGGCCGCCGCACCAGGCACGTGCTGTTCATCGCCCGCGGCTCCTCCGACAACGCGGCGGTCTACGGCAGCTACCTCCTCCAGGCGCACACCGGCCGCCTGGCCACCCTGGGCTCGCCGTCCATCGCCACCACCTACGGGGCGCGGATCGACCTGTCCGACGTCCTGGCCGTCGCGATCTCCCAGTCCGGCAAGACCGAGGAGATCGTCGAGACCATGCGCTGGGCCGCCGACTGCGGCGCGCGCACCGTCGGCGTCACCAACGGCGCGGAGTCCCCGCTGGCCCGCGAGGCCGACGTCGCCCTGGTCACCCGGGCCGGGAGCGAGGTCGCGGTACCCGCCACCAAGACCTACAGCACCCAGCTGGCCGCCCTCGCCGTCCTGGCCCTGGGCCTGGGCGCCGACCTGGACCCCGGCGACCTGACCCGCGTCTCCGAGGGCATCGAGGAGACCCTCGCGGCGCCCTCGGACGCCCTGGAGGAGATCGTCGAGCGGATGGTCGCGGTCCAGGGAGCGGTCATCTCCGGCCGCGGCATGGCCTTCTCCACCGCGCTGGAGGCCGCCCTCAAGCTCAAGGAGGCCTGCTACCTCCACGCCATGGGCCTGTCCTACGCCGACCTGCTGCACGGACCCATCGCCGTGGTGGACCCGCGCACCCCCGCGCTGCTGGTGGCCGCGCCCACCGGCCCGACCCTCCAGGGCACGGTCTCCCTCGCCGAGCGCGTCCGCTCCGCCGGGGCGCCGGTCTTCGGCTTCGGCGGCGGCGACGCCCTGGCCGCCGCCAGCGACGTGTCCGTGCCGGTCCCCGACGTGCCCGAGTGGGTGTCCCCGATGAACCTCATCGTCCCCGCCCAGCTGCTCACCGAGCGCCTGGCCCGCCGCCTGGGCTACAACCCCGACGTCCCGCGCGGTCTGAACAAGGTCACGCAGACCTCCTGA
- a CDS encoding GntR family transcriptional regulator has translation MSIDPSNPLPKYSQLRDLLLDWITAAGLGVDDMIPSERELSATYGLSRMTVRQTIDLLVAEGRLYRVPGKGTFIARPKIEMSLVLASFSEDMRARGFEPGARELIRQVIPASGHTARMLDIAPGTLVHHIERMRTADDEPMAVERSNIPAAMVPGLEDYDLAERSLYEVLENEFDILLDSGEQTIEAGICDSADSRLLGLPAGSPVLVMQRRSFANGQCVELALSTYRADRYQLHSRLDPRRHGD, from the coding sequence ATGTCGATCGACCCCAGCAACCCGCTGCCCAAGTACAGCCAACTGCGCGACCTGCTCCTGGACTGGATCACCGCGGCGGGGCTGGGCGTGGACGACATGATCCCCTCCGAGCGCGAGCTCAGCGCCACCTACGGGCTCTCGCGGATGACCGTCCGCCAGACCATCGACCTGCTGGTGGCCGAGGGGCGGCTGTACCGGGTCCCCGGCAAGGGGACCTTCATCGCCCGCCCCAAGATCGAGATGTCCCTGGTGCTGGCCTCCTTCAGCGAGGACATGCGCGCACGCGGCTTCGAACCGGGGGCCCGCGAGCTGATCCGCCAGGTCATCCCGGCGAGCGGGCACACCGCGCGCATGCTGGACATCGCGCCGGGCACCCTGGTGCACCACATCGAGCGCATGCGCACCGCCGACGACGAGCCGATGGCCGTGGAGCGCTCCAACATCCCCGCCGCCATGGTCCCGGGCCTGGAGGACTACGACCTCGCCGAACGGTCCCTCTACGAGGTGCTGGAAAACGAGTTCGACATCCTGTTGGATTCCGGGGAACAGACCATCGAGGCCGGGATCTGCGACTCGGCCGACTCCCGACTCCTCGGCCTGCCAGCTGGGAGCCCGGTGCTGGTGATGCAGCGCCGGAGCTTCGCCAACGGACAGTGCGTGGAACTGGCGCTGTCCACCTACCGAGCCGACCGCTACCAGCTGCACTCCCGGCTGGACCCCCGGCGGCACGGCGACTGA